ACACCAGCACCAGCACGATCAGGATCGACGCGGCCACCCCCAGCCCTGAGAGGGCCCTGTGCTGCCGCGCTCCGGTCCCGGCCGTACGCGTGCCCTCGAACCTGCTGCCCTCGAACCTGCTGCCCTCGAACCTGCTGTCCCGGAACCTGCTGCCGTCGAACTTGCCGCCCTCGGACGTGCTGCCTCCGTGCGGATCGTCCATGTCTCCCCCAGGGTTCGTGTTCACCAGAGTCCGGTCAACTGCACTGCCCGGTAACCGAGCCAGCCCGCCAGGGCCACCGCCGACGCAAGCCCGGCACCCGCGTACACGGCCAGGTACGTCGCTCCCCGGGACCGCCAGATCATCCCCCGTCGGCGGCGACCCACGGAGGCGAGCGCGGTCTTCATGGCCAGCGCCATGTCGGCCGTGGAATTCTCCATCGTCAGGGCTCGCCGCAGCCGGCTCCACAGCCCCCTGCGCCTGCGGCCCACCGGAAACACCCGGGGAGTCCAGAGGTCGTCGAAGACGATGACGGCGGAGATCCAGTGCTCGCTCGTGCCCAGCTCGTCCGGCGGCACCGGGCTGGGCAGGTGTTCGTTCAGCCTGGCCACCAGGTCGGAGGGGCCGCCCGGGGCCAACAGCACCAGCTTCGCGGCCGGTTGGGTGGTGCGCACCTGCTCGACCTCCCACCACAACCCGTCGCCCTGCCCCAGGCGCAGGACGATCAGCTGGGACAGCTCCATCAGCCGCAGGACGGTGGGCTTCCAGTCGTCCGGCGGCAGGTAGAAGCGGGACGCTCCCAGGTGCGGAAGGAACTCCCCCGGCCGTCCCACCGCGATCACGGGGCCGACGACGCCCAGCCCGGCGGCGAGTTGTTCCTCCCGCGTGTGCAGATTGATCTCCGCGGCGTCGTCGACCTCGGCGGCGGTCTCGTCGTCGCCGAAACTGCGCAGGTAGAGAACGGGTTTCCGGCCGTCCAGCCGCAGGGCGCGGGCCGCCGGGCGGGCCGCGTACGGACGGGTGCGGCGCAGGATGAGCAGGCCGGCCGCCATGGCGGCCAGGCCGCCGAAGAGCAGCAGGGACTGCGCCTCCATGGGCATCTTGTGCCCCTGCCTCTCCGAGCCGTCGACGGCGAAGGTCCCGCCCCCGAACAGCACCAGGCCGAGGCTGTTGGCCAACAGGAGCGCCCGCTGCCACGGCTTCCGCGGCGGCGCGTACCCACTGACGATCCGCACCAACTCCGCGACCCCGGACAGCCGGCGCCGGCGCAGCCACAGGGCCGGGCCGAGCAGCACCAGGGCGGCCACGCCGAACCACAGCGCCGCGACCGCGCTCGGGCCGGCTCCCTCGCCCAGACCCACGCTGATCAGCAGGTGCAACGCGACGTACGCCGACAGGACGGCGAGCCCCGTGACCAGTCTGGCGAACCTCCGCAGGCGCGACGACACTTCAGCCCATCCCCATGATTCTCCCCCGACAGCATGAGCGGAACGCTCCACACCCATACCACTTCTGACTGATCGTCATGCACACGGAGACCGGCCTTGTGTCCGGATGCGACCGCGGGGCAGGCCGGCGGCCGTCCCGACCGCCCGACGCCCTGGCGGTACGGTGTCCTCCCTGTTCCGCATGCTCGACCTGCACGAGTCCGTGGAACGCGAACGGCAGCACCCCGGGCGGGCGGCTTCTCGTCTCCGACGACAACGGCGGACACCCTTACGTCGCCGACTACTTGGGCCCCGCTCGCGGACACCCCGCCGTACCTGCTCGGCGACGTCACCCGCTACTCGGCGATCGACGAGGACCGCGCGCTGCGGGCCAAGATCGCGGCGCTGCACGCTGCGCCTGGTGAGCCCCACCACGTACCTGTCCGTCCACGGCTACCGCTGCGCCCACTTGCCGGCCCCCGAGCGGCTGCGCGAACCGCTCGCCGAACTGCACCTCAACCTGCACGGGGACGTCACCGTGGCCGACCGCCTGTTCGCCCACCGGGAGGCCGACCTGATGCTCGACGGCGAATGCAACCGGCGCCTGGTCGAGCACATCCGCGCCAACCACCGACGGCTGTTCCACAGCGGTGCGCTACGGGCATCCGCTCCGGTGGAGACCGGGTACTTCCTCTTCGCGCGGGTGGCCGCTCCCGCCGACCGGCTGCTCGCGCTCGACCAGCGGCACTTCGAACTCACCGGGCACGAGGGGTTCGTACGGATCAACCTGCTGAACGAAACGGCGCTCGAAGGGCTGACGGCCCTCGGCCGTTGAAGTCGCCTTCGAACTTGCTTTTGAACTCGCCCTTGAACTCGCCCTTGAACTCGCCGTTGAACTCGCCGCCGATGTCGCCGTCGAACGCCCTGCCGATGTCCCGGCGCCGGGCCCAGACCGCCGCCGAGATCCGGGCCAGCAGGCGGCCCGCGGGGTCGTTGCGGTCGGCGCCGGTGGCGAGCGGGCCGGTGTAGCAGACGGCGAGCAGGTAGGGCGGGCAGTCCAGCGGCTGGATGAGGCCCACGCTGTGGCGGGCACCCGGAACCCAACCGTTCTTGAAGGCGATCCGGGTGGACGGAGGGAGGCCGGCCGCGAGGTCCACTCGGAAGTCGTTGCGCTCCAGGAGGTCCAGCAACTCCGGTTCGCCCGCGAGCGAGTGCAGGAGGCGGACCAGGTCGCGGGCGGTGACCAGGTTGTGGATGCCGGCCTCGCGCGCCGCGTAGTCCTCGATCCCGCGCGGGCTGGCGCTGCGGGTGGCCCCGGCGTCACGCCACACGTCCGCGACGGCCCGCGGGGTGGTACGGGCCAGGCAGAGGTTGGTGGCGAGGTTGGAGGAATGGGTGATCATCCGCTCGGCGAGCAGGCGGAGGGGGACGTGGGTGCCCAGCAGCTCCCAGGGGAGCGGATCGCTGTCCCAGTCCGGATCGTTGCCGAAGTCCCCGCCCACGACCGACTCGAAGCGGTTCACCACCGGAACCTCGGCATCGAGGTTCGCACCGCTGCGGGTCAGCGCGGCGAGTACCGCGATCTTCATCGTGCTTGCGGCGTCGTGCAGTTCGTCCGGGTTATGGACGAACACCGGCTCCGCCTCGCCCGCCCAAGGGGCCACCACCACAGAGAGC
The genomic region above belongs to Streptomyces sp. 1331.2 and contains:
- a CDS encoding serine hydrolase, giving the protein MLSVVVAPWAGEAEPVFVHNPDELHDAASTMKIAVLAALTRSGANLDAEVPVVNRFESVVGGDFGNDPDWDSDPLPWELLGTHVPLRLLAERMITHSSNLATNLCLARTTPRAVADVWRDAGATRSASPRGIEDYAAREAGIHNLVTARDLVRLLHSLAGEPELLDLLERNDFRVDLAAGLPPSTRIAFKNGWVPGARHSVGLIQPLDCPPYLLAVCYTGPLATGADRNDPAGRLLARISAAVWARRRDIGRAFDGDIGGEFNGEFKGEFKGEFKSKFEGDFNGRGPSALRAPFRSAG
- a CDS encoding transferase; the encoded protein is MSSRLRRFARLVTGLAVLSAYVALHLLISVGLGEGAGPSAVAALWFGVAALVLLGPALWLRRRRLSGVAELVRIVSGYAPPRKPWQRALLLANSLGLVLFGGGTFAVDGSERQGHKMPMEAQSLLLFGGLAAMAAGLLILRRTRPYAARPAARALRLDGRKPVLYLRSFGDDETAAEVDDAAEINLHTREEQLAAGLGVVGPVIAVGRPGEFLPHLGASRFYLPPDDWKPTVLRLMELSQLIVLRLGQGDGLWWEVEQVRTTQPAAKLVLLAPGGPSDLVARLNEHLPSPVPPDELGTSEHWISAVIVFDDLWTPRVFPVGRRRRGLWSRLRRALTMENSTADMALAMKTALASVGRRRRGMIWRSRGATYLAVYAGAGLASAVALAGWLGYRAVQLTGLW